The Miscanthus floridulus cultivar M001 chromosome 7, ASM1932011v1, whole genome shotgun sequence genome includes a region encoding these proteins:
- the LOC136463395 gene encoding sm-like protein LSM2, which yields MLFFSYFKELVGKEVTVELKNDLAIRGTLHSVDQYLNIKLENTRVVDQDKYPHMLSVRNCFIRGSVVRYVLLPQDGVDIDILHDATRREARGG from the exons ATG TTGTTCTTCTCCTACTTCAAGGAGCTCGTGGGGAAGGAGGTGACAGTGGAGCTCAAGAATGACCTGGCAATACGTGGGACGCTCCACTCTGTTGACCAGTACCTCAACATCAAGCTCGAGAACACCCGTGTTGTCGATCAGGACAAGTATCCCCACATG CTATCAGTGAGGAACTGCTTCATCAGGGGCTCGGTGGTGCGGTACGTGCTGCTCCCACAGGACGGTGTGGATATCGACATCCTCCACGACGCCACCAGGAGGGAGGCACGCGGAGGCTGA